A region of the Polaribacter sp. L3A8 genome:
AGCATCTAACAAGTTATTTAAAGCCGGTACAAACTATAGTAGAGGTGCAACTTTGTTAAGTATTAATAGCGATGAGTTTTACGCAAGTTTACAATCTCAGAAAAGTAATTTAAATAATTTAATTACTGCAATTCTACCAGATTTACGTTTAGATTATCCTGTAGCATTTACAAAATGGGAAACTTATGTTAAAGGTTTTGATATGAATAAAACAACGCCTAAACTTCCTGAATTTTCTACAGATAAAGAAAAGTATTTTATTTCTGGTAGAGGAATTTTAACAGCTTATTACAATGTTAAGAATTTAGAAGTTCGTTTGTTTAAATATCAAATTAGAGCTCCTTTTACAGGAATCTTAACAGAAGCATTGGTTAGCCCTGGTGCTTTAGTAAGAGTAGGGCAAAAATTAGGAGAGTTTATAGACCCAAGCGTTTATGAAATGGAAGTTTCTGTAAATTCTAAATTTGCAGATTTATTAAAAATTGGTAATTCTGTAGCACTTTCTAATTTAGAAAAAACAAAAAAATACGTTGGTAAAGTAGTTCGTGTAAATGGTAAAGTAGACCAAGTATCGCAAACCATAAAGGCCTTTGTAGATGTTTCTGATAAAGATTTAAAAGAAGGTATGTTTTTAGAAGCAGACTTGGTTGCTAAATCAGAAAAGGAAGCTATTGAAATTTCTAGAAAATTATTGGTAGACAATAAAGCTATTTATACTGTTAAAAACGATAGTGTTTTATCTTTAGTAAACGTTAATCCTGTTTATTTTGGTGATGAAAAAGTGGTTGTTAAAGGATTGAAAAACAATCAGAAAATATTAACACAACTGCTACCTGGTGCTTTTGATGGTATGATTGTAAAAATTAATAAGAAGTAATTAGATGAGAAAATTAATTACATATTTTATTAAATATCCTGTTGCTGTAAATGTATTTATTATAGCATTTGTAGCTTTTGGTTTAGTGGGCGCTTTTAGTATGAAATCGTCTTTCTTTCCATTAACAGATTCAGAATTAATAAACATTTCTTTAGCGTATCCTGGAGCTTCACCTCAAGAAATGGAAGAAGGTGTTGTATTAAAAATTGAAGACAATTTAAAAGGAATTGTAGGCGTAGAGCGTGTAACGTCTGTTTCTAGAGAAAACGCAGCAACTGTAAGAATAGAGGTAGAAAAAGGGAAAGATATAGATGTTGTTTTAACAGATGTAAAAAATGCGGTAGATAGAGTTCCGTCTTTTCCGTCTGGTATGGAGCCGGCTGTAATAGCTAAAGTAGAAAGTATAAGACCAACCATTAGTTTTACAGTAAGTGGAGATAATATTCCGCTAAAATCTTTAAAACAATATGCTAGAAATATAGAAAACGATATTAGAGGTATTGAAGGAATTTCTCAAGTTACCATTTCTGGTTTTCCAGACGAAGAAATAGAAATAGCGGTTAAGGAAAACGATTTACGTGCTTTTAATTTATCCTTCGCAGAAGTAGCAAAAGCAATCCAAAACTCTAACCTTTTAATTACGGGTGGTAATATTAAAACGGCACAAGAAGATTATTTAATTAGAGCAAGTAACCGTTCTTATTACGGAGTAGAAATACAAAATCTAATTGTAAGAACAGAAACAAACGGACATATTATCCGTTTAAAAGATATTGCAGAGGTTAAAGATACGTGGTCGGAAACTCCAGATAGATTGTATTACAATGGCAATTTGGCAATTGATATTTCTATTAGTAATACCAATAATGAAGATTTGCTTTCATCAGCAGATAAAATAAAGGTTTATATTGATAAATTTAATCAGCAAAACCAAAACATACACTTAGATATTACAGATGATAGAAGTGTAACATTACAAGGAAGAACCATGCTTCTAATAGAAAATGGAGTAGTTGGTATTTTATTGGTTTTGTTTTTTCTAGCACTCTTTTTAAACTTACGTTTGGCAATTTGGGTAGCCTTTGGTTTGCCAGTAGCATTTTTAGGAATGTTTATTTTAGCGGCTCAGTTTGATGTTACCATTAATATTTTATCTCTTTTTGGGATGATTATCGTAATCGGTATTTTGGTGGATGATGGAATTGTAATTGGAGAAAATATTTATCACCATTATTACGATTTAGGAAAAACCAAAATTCAGGCAGCGATAGATGGTACAATGGAAGTAATTCCGCCAATTGTTTCAGCAATTCTAACAACTATTATTGCATTTTCTACGTTGTTTTTTGTTGATGGAAGAATCGGTAATTTCTTTAGTGAAGTCTCTACAATTGTACTTTTAACACTAAGTGTTTCATTAATTGAAGCGTTGGTTATTTTACCTGCACATATTGCGCATTCTAAGGCTTTAGATAGAAAGCGATTAGAAGAAGGAGCAGAAGCTAAAATGAATAGAATTGATGCCTTTTTTAATAAGGTAAATAGATTTGCAGACGGAGCTTTAACTAAGGTAAATGAAAAATTCTATGTTCCTTTTTTAAAGTTTTCTTTAAAAAATAAAATATTTTCTTTTTCAATTCCTATTGCTTTACTAATTTTTAGTTTAACCTCTATTGGTGGCGGTATTGTTAGAACTTCTTTTTTCCCTTCTGTAGCAAGTGATAAAATTCAGGTAACTTTAAACATGCCACAAGGTACAAACGAAACAATTACAGATTCTATAATTTCATCTATAGAAGAAAAAGTTTGGTTGGTAAATAAAGAATACACTGCAAAGCAATCTGGAGATGAGCAAGTTGTTCAGAATGTAATAAAAAGGGTTGGTCCAGGAAGTGCAAATGCAACCTTAAGTATTAATTTATTAGCAGGAGAAAGCAGAGAATTTTCTTCTCCAGAAATAACAAATTCTATTAGAGAAAAAGTAGGAAAAGTATATGGAGTAGAAAGCCTAATTTTTGGTTCTGGAGGAAACTTTGGAGGAAGTCCTGTTGCAGTTTCTTTATTAGGAAATAATATTGAAGAGCTAAAAGCAGCAAAAGCTGAACTAAAATTAGTGTTAGAAAACAATCCGCTTTTAAAGGATATTTCAGACAATGATCCTGCAGGCATAAAAGAGGTAAATATTTCTTTAAAAGATAATGCATATGTATTAGGCTTAAACTTACAGTCTGTAATGGCGCAAATACGTAATGGTTTCTTCGGGTTTCAGGCGCAACGTTTTCAGCGTGGTCAAGATGAAATTAAAGTTTGGGTACGTTACAATAAAGAAGACAGATCTTCAATAAAGGATTTAGATGATATGCGTATTGTTACTCCAAATGGAACAAGAATTCCGTTTTCTGAAATTGGAACTTACGAAATTAGAAGAGGAGACATTGCCATTAATCACTTAAATGGTCAAAGAGAAATTCAAGTTTCTGCAGATTTAAAAGATGCTAAAGAAAGTGCTACAGAAATTTTAGATGATATTAAAACACGTGTTGTTCCACAAATTATTTCTAAATATCATTCTGTAACGCCACTTTACGAAGG
Encoded here:
- a CDS encoding efflux RND transporter permease subunit; the protein is MRKLITYFIKYPVAVNVFIIAFVAFGLVGAFSMKSSFFPLTDSELINISLAYPGASPQEMEEGVVLKIEDNLKGIVGVERVTSVSRENAATVRIEVEKGKDIDVVLTDVKNAVDRVPSFPSGMEPAVIAKVESIRPTISFTVSGDNIPLKSLKQYARNIENDIRGIEGISQVTISGFPDEEIEIAVKENDLRAFNLSFAEVAKAIQNSNLLITGGNIKTAQEDYLIRASNRSYYGVEIQNLIVRTETNGHIIRLKDIAEVKDTWSETPDRLYYNGNLAIDISISNTNNEDLLSSADKIKVYIDKFNQQNQNIHLDITDDRSVTLQGRTMLLIENGVVGILLVLFFLALFLNLRLAIWVAFGLPVAFLGMFILAAQFDVTINILSLFGMIIVIGILVDDGIVIGENIYHHYYDLGKTKIQAAIDGTMEVIPPIVSAILTTIIAFSTLFFVDGRIGNFFSEVSTIVLLTLSVSLIEALVILPAHIAHSKALDRKRLEEGAEAKMNRIDAFFNKVNRFADGALTKVNEKFYVPFLKFSLKNKIFSFSIPIALLIFSLTSIGGGIVRTSFFPSVASDKIQVTLNMPQGTNETITDSIISSIEEKVWLVNKEYTAKQSGDEQVVQNVIKRVGPGSANATLSINLLAGESREFSSPEITNSIREKVGKVYGVESLIFGSGGNFGGSPVAVSLLGNNIEELKAAKAELKLVLENNPLLKDISDNDPAGIKEVNISLKDNAYVLGLNLQSVMAQIRNGFFGFQAQRFQRGQDEIKVWVRYNKEDRSSIKDLDDMRIVTPNGTRIPFSEIGTYEIRRGDIAINHLNGQREIQVSADLKDAKESATEILDDIKTRVVPQIISKYHSVTPLYEGQNREANKTVDSLEWLKWIILALIYIVIAFTFRSYSQPILLLLMIPFSMIGVVWGHFIHDFSINILSWLGIIALVGIMVNDGLVLIGKFNSYLKEGMLFDDALILAGQSRFRAIFLTSLTTVAGLAPLMLEKSRQAQFLIPMAISISYGIAVATILTLVMLPLLLSVSNSIKVGIKWLKTGEKVTKEEVERAIIESKFDENEDH
- a CDS encoding efflux RND transporter periplasmic adaptor subunit; this encodes MRKTILAILGILTIVGAIFLGKYLIDKNQKPKPKFSKQIKTVFVENVANKDIPIILTASGTLIAKNKIEIYSEVSGVLKASNKLFKAGTNYSRGATLLSINSDEFYASLQSQKSNLNNLITAILPDLRLDYPVAFTKWETYVKGFDMNKTTPKLPEFSTDKEKYFISGRGILTAYYNVKNLEVRLFKYQIRAPFTGILTEALVSPGALVRVGQKLGEFIDPSVYEMEVSVNSKFADLLKIGNSVALSNLEKTKKYVGKVVRVNGKVDQVSQTIKAFVDVSDKDLKEGMFLEADLVAKSEKEAIEISRKLLVDNKAIYTVKNDSVLSLVNVNPVYFGDEKVVVKGLKNNQKILTQLLPGAFDGMIVKINKK